One stretch of Candidatus Binatia bacterium DNA includes these proteins:
- a CDS encoding glycosyl transferase, translating to MKLSVVVPAFNEARRILPSLERTLEYLEAQPYNYEVLVVDDGSTDQTAAVVGQRFGSHSALRVLSYQPNRGKGHAVKWGTLRARGEWVLVTDADLSTPIEELPKLAEALERGFDLAIGSRAVPGAEVRKRQNLLRERAGKLFNWWVRWVVGLPFHDTQCGFKLLERERMQPVVEQLSVDRFAFDVELIALALAMGRRVTEVPVVWVNVPDSTVSLWRGMEAYLEVWRIRRRVRALRAAYESACDARASHLAK from the coding sequence ATGAAGCTTTCCGTCGTCGTTCCCGCATTCAACGAGGCGCGGCGGATTTTGCCTTCGTTGGAACGCACGCTCGAATATCTGGAGGCTCAGCCTTACAACTACGAAGTCCTGGTCGTGGACGATGGCAGTACAGACCAAACTGCCGCCGTCGTGGGGCAGCGTTTCGGTTCGCATTCCGCTTTACGAGTCCTGAGCTACCAGCCCAATCGGGGCAAGGGCCACGCGGTAAAATGGGGAACACTCCGGGCTCGCGGAGAGTGGGTGTTAGTCACGGACGCCGATTTGTCGACTCCCATCGAGGAGCTTCCCAAGCTGGCCGAGGCGCTCGAACGCGGCTTCGATTTGGCCATTGGCAGCCGCGCGGTACCCGGAGCCGAGGTGCGCAAGCGACAAAACCTGCTGCGCGAGCGTGCTGGGAAGTTATTCAATTGGTGGGTTCGGTGGGTCGTGGGGTTGCCTTTTCATGACACGCAGTGCGGCTTCAAGCTGTTGGAGCGGGAGCGCATGCAACCCGTCGTCGAGCAACTTTCGGTGGACCGGTTTGCCTTCGACGTCGAGCTCATCGCCCTGGCACTGGCGATGGGTCGCCGCGTAACGGAAGTGCCTGTGGTTTGGGTCAACGTTCCAGATTCCACCGTCAGTCTTTGGCGCGGTATGGAAGCTTACTTGGAAGTGTGGCGCATCCGCAGGCGGGTACGGGCGCTGCGCGCGGCGTACGAATCGGCTTGCGATGCCCGGGCTTCGCACCTGGCGAAATGA